The following nucleotide sequence is from Pleurodeles waltl isolate 20211129_DDA chromosome 8, aPleWal1.hap1.20221129, whole genome shotgun sequence.
CATATTCGTCTCCACTCCCTCGCTGGTGTACGTTGGGCATGCCGTGCACCATGTCCGGATGGaggagaagaggaaagagagggaAGAAGCTGAACTGAGCAGACAGCAGGAGATGAACGAGGAACGCTTGCCACTTGCCCCAGACCAAGGAAGTATTAGGACCACCAAAGAAaccagcaccaaaggcactaagAAATTTCGGCTGGAAGGAACCCTTCTGAGAACCTATATTTGCCATATTATCTTCAAAACCCTTTTTGAGGTGGGCTTTGTGGTGGGCCAGTACTTTCTATATGGTTTTCGGATCCAGCCGTTGTATCAATGTAGCCGATGGCCATGCCCAAACACTGTGGACTGCTTTGTATCCCGGCCGACTGAGAAAACTGTGTTTATCATGTTCATGTTGGCAGTAGCAGTGGTGTCCCTCTTTCTAAATGTTGTGGAGATTAGTCACTTAGGCTGGAAAAAGATTCACCTGGCGTTCAGGAGAACGGTGGAGCAACCAACTCATCACCTGCTGGGAGAGGTTTCTGAGAAACCTCTCCATTCTATTGGCATCTCATCCATTCCAAAGTCAAAGGGTTACAAGTTACTGGAGGAGGAGAAGGTGATATCCCATTTCTATCCTATGGCTGAAGTGGGGATGGCTGCTACTCCACACTTCAATGGCTACAGGGGGAAGAACAGCGCAAGAGCCTTGGAAGATCTCTCTAAAGACTACGATGAAAGTTTGCCATCATACGGCCAGCATGATAACCATGAGACAGTGAAACTTTACAGCCCAGAACCTGAAGAGAGAGCTCCATCTGAATGTGCCCCCTCCATCCGTGCCTCATCCTTGCGCTCTCACTCTGAGCATGCCCCTTCCATTCATGCACCCTCTGAACGTGCCCCATCAGAGCGGGTGCTATCTGTGCGTGCCCCCTCCGAGCATGCCCCTTCAGAGCGGGCACCATCTGTACATGCCCTCTCTGAACGTGCCCCATCAGACAGAGCACCATCTGTGCATGCCCCTTTTGAGCAGGCCCCCTCCGAACATGCTCTGTCGGAATATGCCCCATCTGAGCATGCACCATCTGAGCATGCCCCATCCGAGCATGCCCAATCAGAGCATGACCCCTTTGAGCACACTCCCTCCATGCCTGTCTTTGCTGATCCTGTGTCTCCTGAAATAGTATGCATTGAGGAGGAACCCTCAGAACAAGAGTTGCCCTCAATGCATTCAGAATTCATACCTGACTCAAGATCCCTCAGTAGGTTAAGCAAAGCCAGTAGCAGGGCCAGGTCAGATGATCTGACAGTATGAGGTAGAGAGCAATGAATCCCATGTTCTTCCATAATAGAGAACGAAAGATGGAATGGTGCTATTAACTAGATACTTGTGCTCACCGTGTCCTGGAAGCCCCACAGTCTTGGCAGTCAAAAAAGCTTTCTTATATTTTTAAAGAGATAGTATCCCTTTTCGTAGACCAATTAGATACTGTGATGTGCAAACAATGTAATTCCTTATGTCGGATAAAGTAAGCCATTATTAAAAGTTAGAAACATTTTTGATAAAAGTATTTGTCAGTTAAACACCTTTCCTTCCTGGAATCGATAAGGTGGCTTCTGCTAAAAGTCCTGTCTGCTATCAGCAGGGTCCAGCTATGTCTGTGTTAAAATGATGAATAGGCATTCATCTTGTCTCTCCTTACCAGCATATCTTGAAAGTAGTTTAAAGTCCTGTCCTACGTAGGTTCTTGAAATACACTTTGAAAAGAGACACTGCACTTTGGAAGCTCACCAAAGCACCCTGAAACAGCATTCAGCATGAGTTTTGATTTGAGTCTCAAGCAAAACAAAATAGTTGTTCAGTAATCCACTGAAAACTGATTATCTTTTGGAATGGTGAAAACAATAAGTTTTCAGGGGAAGATCAAATATCTTATGCAGCTGTGAATTAATCCCGATCTTCTTGGCTGCCAGATTCCAACAGCTTGCACTGTATTGGGCATGTCCAGACAATGCCTTCGTTTCTGGATGCTGAAGTTCTGATACTGGTACAAagccacaaatgtattttgtaaatatggccaccATTCATGTGTGATCTTCTGGAGCTGTGCACCAACGTGAACACTTTTTATTCGAGTACCAGCATCTAAATATTTGTTGTACTATATTGTATGGCGTGATCCAACAGTTCCAACTTTTCAACCTTTCCTTACAAATCCTACTCTTTATTTACAGAGTTCTTgtgcttaaaaataaaataataggggACATGTCAGAAAAGATATCCGCCTCTTTCTCCCTGGGCCCTTCCCTTGCACCTAAGAAACTAGCACCTGAGTGAGCCCTAGCCTCTGTACAAAAAAGCTAAGGCAATTTGAAGTCTGCTTTATGTATCATACTCCAGGGTGTACAATTAGCTAGTGCTGGAAGCATGTGAATTACTGTTCATTTTTTTATCCAGAAATGTGATTTGATCTGTCAAAAAATAGTTTAGAAAAACATTTGCCTTATGAATGAAGATATCTAAGCCACCATTATCTGCAGTGAATAAAGATGCTATAAAGTGATGGGAGTACCTTATATGAAAGCTGCAAGGAAGCTTTTTAGCCATAAAGTGCAGTACGCGCCAAGAGGTGGGTTACATGGATAGCACAAAAGTGATGAATGAATATGTATGATTTTCTTGTAAAAACTATGGGTCCTCTGAGTGACATTCCATTTAGTCGCTCCTTTGGTTCATGTCTCATTAAAGAAAGAGACCAACCGCAATcttgcctacttcaaaagaagcagtttTGTCCGGACTGCTAGGCCACATCCTCTCAGGGACATATCCAATCCCACGTCTGAGTTGCATATGCTCAGTATTGCGGTAATGAGCTAAAAATGAAGGAATGGGCCCCTCCCTCAGTAATTAATTACTCATGGTTGAAACTGATGCAAGCATTTCCATACATGAATTTTCTGCAGGGTATTTCCTTCTTTAGGCTTGCATCTGACATGTGATACCCATATATTTCCTATCATGTGTTCAGTGATCTTCAAAGGCATCGCATAAATATATGTCACTCTGTATACACAGTGTCACTCATACACTCATATCTTGCCTTTAAGATGCACTGAAATTGAAAGCTAGGCGTCTGAGTTTGACTTTTCGAACGGCTTCATCTTGAAATCAGCATATTATTCCAAATCTGAAAGAAGCTGAATAAATCCTGTTGAGACAGGAGGATCAGTGTCTTCCCTTTTCCTCATTGTAAGCTCTCGTCTTAAAGAGTAAAGGCAGgagcataaaaaaataataagatCCAGAGGATAAACCCTCACGATTCAGGGTACCAGGCTATAGAACAATCTAGTGAATAAAGTAATAGGCAAATAAATTAAGTCTCAGAATTTTGAAGCTGATCAATATTGATGTACCTAAAACTCATGTCAACCAAGTGTCTAGAGTAATTTGCTTGATAGGTCCGGTACTGTCCTGCTGTGATGTAATACCCATTCATTGGTTCGGGTGAATTCCAAATCGAGGTTTGGACCTTTTCGCACTCAAAGTAAATAGATCATAGAAATAAGATGTGGATCCACCCAAAATAATGTTCAGAATGCAGTTCTTGTTGATTTTTATAGCACAATTTTATTGGTTCTTGTAGCTTTTGCTCCAGTTTTTCAATTTTGCATGATTAGTTCCAGTGCCATacagctgacatgtgtttcgcccctTACATGATTGAAAACCTGGGGCTCCTACCTCTGTTTCATTCTGATAAGTCTAGCATTGACGATAGAAATGGCATTGACAATAGAAATGGCACATATGAGCATTTGCCACACGGTTTCAAAAACCTAGGTGAACATTGCATAACATGACACACTATAACAATAATTCAAAGACCTTCAAGTTCTGCATCCCTTCTCATTAATGCTCAATTCTTCTTCTTGTACTCTTATTTTGTGTATGTTGATTGACTCCAGCCAAATCTGTCCTTATGCCGTTAGAGTCTTTTTATGGCGATTTGGCAGTCTTTGCGATTATCCCACATCACCTTAATTGATATATTTTTTCAAGATCATTAATATGGCCAATGCCTTAAGAACTCTGGTGTATTATTTAAAGTAATGGATACCAGGTTGGATTTAGATGGATTCTTTACTTCAGTTTAGCAGTTAGCTTTTATCTCAGATTATCTGATTTTAATGGCTTCCAGTGATTCATGTGATAGAAGCCACTTAATCTTTAGGGTTGCAAATGTATAGATTCTGTTTTTAGAGTGAAGGCAAGAAATTATAGGCACAGATTAAGGTGGCTGATGAATCTGTAAATCATCAGTTTTGGCTATTATGTGCCTTTTGGGTTGTGAGTGTGCGTGGTTTAGTGGTTGGTTatcctttgtgtgtgtttgtgaacaATAGTCAGGTTTGGGACATAAACATATTTCATTTTCTGTATgcccaggatgtttttgggaagtgTTTTTGTTTGAGTCAAGCTCTCTGAATTTTTGGGGTAGATGCCATGTCTGGACGTGCAGTCTGTAGGCACATGAGGGGAAGAGATCAGACTTGACTTGATGTCCAGGAGAAATAAGAGCTGAAGATTATGTATACATGTATAGGATTTGGGGTATATGTGGGATACAGCTCTTTACCTTTGATCACCATATGGGGATGGGCACCTTGCAGTTTCTTTGTCTatggtcagagtgttaaaatgtGTGCATTGGAGAGCTTTGTAAAAGGGCAGTTGCTAAGCAGGAATGTTTTGCAGAATGCAGGCATGTCGGGAAGGATTTGTAGAGGTGTGGCTTGTAAGTTATGTCAAAATGTGAAGTAATGAAATATGTAAGTATGGCAAGATAATCAAGATCCCTGAAGTATATACTACATTTAACTTAATGAATCCTTAATTGGGAGACAGGTCAATTGAATAGTTAATTGAATGGACACCCTCATGTACTGCCCTTTCACAAGATGGGAAACACTTTTGCAATCCTTATCCAATAATATAGAAACAGTCTTCTATGTTTAATGGCATTAGTATATTGGATGACCATTGGTCTAGGTATGGCCAGATATGTGATATATTCTCTTAAGTAACTGGCTCTTCTCACAAATCAGGTTGGCTGCCTGCTTTGCAAAAGAAACAGCCTACAATCTAATAGCCATACTCCTTTATATGTATCTCAAGCAAAATTAATCTGACAATGTTTTACTTTTGTTTAGTCATGACTTTTTCTCCATAAGTCAGAAGAACCACCTTTTAGAGGGACTGATtattgtcattgtatttttaaagccaTTCTGTGTACGTTGAAAATCTGAATAAATATCTTTTAAACCCTTGAAAGAATAAATAAATTGTAAATGGTGAGAATTACATAATCTGTAAAGAGGACTACAATATATGCTGTTAGCTACATTCAAGTAATTTAGGACCTGGTTTGTACCAGAGGGTAATCAAAGCCCTGATCCTTTCTGCCTTATCTCATTCTACATATCGGCTCTTGGTGCGAAGACTGACCTAACTCCTAATGACAAGTGAAATGTAAAGACTCGCTAAAGTTCTTTGAAAAGACCACCAAGATTTCACCTAGCACCAAGGAGACTGGACATTATCAATGTTGACTCCAACATGCAATATGGACTGGGTTGACATAACTTTGTAAAGTACAGAAAAATAGCATTTTATTGTGTGTGTGACACCAACACCCTAAAGTTGATTAATGGTGTAATAGATCAATGACATGATAAACATGAAACTGACCTATTAAGGCATGCCAATAAAGAGCACGTTGGAAGAAGAATGTGGTCTTGAAGTCCAACATGAGAATGGATTTTAAAGATCGAAAGAACGTTTGATGCTGGCAAACGAAGAGATATGCACTGTCCCCCAATTTATTATATGCATGGAACTGATTTCTTTGAGAAGATGTCTTAAAGTTGCATGGGCTGATGTGGACAAGAAATTAAAAAGTTTGAATATGAGTAAGTTCTAAATATATTGCAGTTTCTTCATTGTCAGTGAAAGGCCACTTAAACATTGCCTATCAATGAAGCAAACATGCTTGAAGTTCTATTCCAAGGGGAATTATTTGTGATGTTTACAGTCTGTTTGGTCCGACAACTGCTGCAACGCAAAATGATGGAACTCACATAAACAATTTTGTGAGGGGCTTCTAAATTTCACTTAGACTGGCAGACTTATTTTAGGCAGGTAGAGGTTAGTAACGCTTTTCTTTATAGGCTAACAGCTAGTGATTGCTTCTGAAATGTAACTTTGGGTATATTGTCTAATTTTCTATGACTACATGTTTTACTAACATATCTTCTCTGAAGTGCCTTTAATTGTAGCGAAACATGCTCCCTGCCTCAAAGAGGGATTCGGCTCAGGGTGCTCAGTTTGGTACTTAGGCCATCTACAGGACTTAAAATCCGCTGCATGCTTCACACTGCTCAGGGATCCCTCCTGGCATTTTAAGTTAAATGAAGGCACTCAACCTAAAACTTTCTTCTACCAAAATGAAATAAACGTTTCCTGTTATTGATCATCTCTCTGTTGACTCTTGGTGGAGTTTCTTGGAGATAAGTAAAGGGTGGAGACTGCAAAACTGGTGGGCTCAAGTGCTGAAGTAGGGGTTTGAGAGTGCTCACCAAAGCCTCAGTTAAAAGCCACCTACTTTTTGGGCTTCTTGTACCACAATAGTCAGAATTTTCCATATTGAGGTTGCTGTATAAAACATTGAGGGGGGAATCTTCATGTATGTAACTTTTTACAAATTGGTTAGCTTTCTGTGTGACAATGTACGTGAATAAAGTCACTGTTTGTGAAACAGCACCATATGTACTGTACTTTTTTCATGACAAACAAGGCCCGATAAGTGTGTTTTGTGGCTATGTACCAGCTTCTTACAAACACGAATACAGGTGTGCTAACCTGAACACCAGAAATGACTACCAAAGAAAGTCAGAGAACGTGTGGTCCATCAGCAAGGAGACTTGGGGTCAAGCCCAACTCCCTCAGTTGACTTCACATTTGTATTCTTTGAAAGTCCCTTTCTTTCCTTGTGTCTCACCTCCCCATCAAGTTGGGAACATCAATTAACATGATAAATCATAAATTTTATCCCACTGTATCATCCAGGCTTTGTATTTTACACCACGCACCAATGAGATACTATCTCAACAAATTAAAATTTAGAGTATGGGATCTTTAGGATTGGCATAGATGATTTTAAAGTTTGGGCATATTTTTTGTCACCAAAAAATGTACCTGGGGGCGTTATCACAGTGTATGAGAGAGTGTAAAATAAGCTGCTACCAGAGAAGATTGGATGGTTGAGGTACAACCCCAGGGCAAAGGGATTCACTGCGATGTAATGGTGCCCATATGTGACATACTGTGAGCATCCATGGTGACATTCTGGCTCTCCCTGTTATAATAGAGGCCAATTCAAGGCTAATTGGTATCTTAGATCCATAAACCATTTGCTAAACCTGAAGCTTAGTTTCATCAATAGTTTGATCGAAATGGAGTGCATTACTAACTCAGGCACTAGAGAAGTTAATCCCCAAGCACGCCACCACAAAAAGTCTCAGTCTTGTGTAGTGCAATTCATTGTCCATATTTAGTCCTTCTTCAACTGCATTCAGTTTCATGATTGAAAATGCTTAATTTCTTCTCAGATTCAGTTCTCGATTACCTTCTCTGAAGTTTACTGGCACGGTTCTAAACTATGAAATAGAAGGTTTCGATGAGCATCCTGTGTACTATATTCAAAAATATTGCTATAGGATCTTTTGAATCCCTCTGTTTGACTGCTCTGAAATGTTCAGGGATTCTGTCTCACAAAGGTCTAAAATTGCTACAGCATATATTTTGTGACATGTACAAATTAAGACATATATGACAACATTGGTATCACAATAAATATTGTTCTAAATCTCATGGGTTGAACTGTCGTAGCAAAAGCATTTCACCGTATCTTTTGCTAGTCTACaaccagcacagtggccacatttataaaaaccttttGTAATTGAGGACCAGAAAGGCTCGGAAGCCACAGCACTCATTTATTTATGCATCCATCCGATTCGCTACTACAGCTCTGAGATGCTGATGAGATGATACACTTTAagctcaggcccatatttaagaaaatgtggcgcatcatggcagtcgttagcacaatagcgtcataatgttttatgctattgtggcgctgtgCTTCACTAGCGCCAAATATTTTGAAACTAgtatagcaaagtgcaaggaggcaatcattttaacacctactctgaccaggcgttaaaaatggtgctGAAAATGGCAaattgaaatctgttaaatttcacagcgccattttCGAGGGACTCCTAGCACCAGAATGCCCCTTTGCGTACATcatgcctggcgaaggcataatgtggcacaaggggttacaaagtggcacaatgcatgcattgcgccactttgtaaatatagtgcatgaaaaaagccactttagcaccgccttagcatcaaaacaattatgctatggcggcgctaaggtggcactaggggctcttaaatatgcccctcagtgcgctATGTTAGGGCCAGTAGATGTGTCAATCGTATTTGCTCCATCTCTGCTGTCAGTCATCACCAGGGCCCCTTACATATGTCACTGCTGGTAGTTAGCCTACCTTACCTGATAAAGCATGTTTATTATCTAATCCATAAGACCTCAGTGAATATATAGGAGGCATTTGTCAGGCTTTTAGGAGAGGCCAGTCTGGAGATCTCAGGTCACCCCTTTTCAGAATGAGAAGAGGCCAATATTTAAAATGAGGAAAGGCAAACTACATGGACCATAAAACATTGTAAAAAGCAAAACAGGATGAGTTACTCATTCCTGACATGAAACTTCTAGAGTGATCTGCTAGTCAGTACAACATGGTGAAAATCGTGCCAACAAGTAGACAGGAATCTAGTTGGGTCTCACCTGCAGCAGCAGAAGTTGAAACTATTCCTACCTGCTAAAGTCATCCAGCTTTGTGCCTCCACTTGACCCTTGCTGCTAATCTTAAATTTAACTTGATTTCCCAGGATTATGATTCCTACAAAAGTCTGTTACTTGGCTTCTGACCTTTGGCGCTCCCTGCTACTTCAGTCCTGGAGCCGGATGCAGCCCTGCCAAGGCACATTGCGCCAGACCTTACGCATCGCTCCTCAATTAGGGAGAACAAGAGTAGCACTTTTTACTTTTGACTACTGGTTCTCATCATGTTGCTAGAAGGAGATGTGGCCTAATGGTGGGAGGTGACCTTGGAACAGGGGATTCAGGTCTGTGGCAGGAACACATCTCAATATAAGATgaggtgtatttgtaaagtgcatgttcaCCCAAGTCTTTGTTGTCTTGGCACTGAAATAACATGgctattgttacccaactcaatggtactcattttattaaaCTGAGATGGATGAAAGGCTGACAGAACCCActgggattcaaacctgtgaccatgaggtcaaacacagatcctTGGAGTGAATTAGTCCACTGAGTCACCAACCCGGCTttaaacatcctatgattctggacaaatcaccttATCTGCCTGTGCCTACAAATAAAATTGTGTAACTTAATCTGATGCCTAACTAAACACTCTTATGTCCTTAGGCCAAGTTTGAGCTGCataaaactgcaataaaaataGCTGTTGTTTGAGTAACCCCAGAGTTACTCTTCGAGCACCTATATTTGGACCTTCAGGACCCTTCACAAGAAGGCCATCATGTTTTGTATTTTAACCATTGATGTTTACCTGTGATTCATCTATTCTGCCAATGTATTGTGCTATTTTAAATTCACCTGCGCCCTTCCTCTTCAGGTGGCTTAGAATTTAGGAAATGCATCTTGAAGAGAGATACTTTCACAGTTCGCAATAACATAAATCTAATTGGTGTCATCTGAAGTAGTCATCGTGTGCCCATGCACACATGCTGTGTGTGACTGGCTAGCTGTAAAtcttgtgtgtgcgtgggtgtctgataagtgtgtgcatgaatgtgtctgtgtgtctctgcatgtgtgtgtgtggttggctGACAGGGTGACTGTATGAGTCTGGCTGTCTTCTAAGagtttgtgtgtgctggcaggTTTGCCTGTTTCTGGCTCtctggtaagtgtgtgtgtgtgtgtatgtcttgttggtgagtgtatgtgcaaacCCTTCTGCACTAGAGCGTGGGTGTGAGAGTTTCAGTGCATCTGGTAACACAGGCATATACTCTCTGGTGCCTATTGGTAGCATGCCCTTCACTAGCATGGGGCACCCTAACTAGTATTGATATACCACCCTGTCCTACTGTGGTTCCCTCTGCCTTATATTAACCT
It contains:
- the GJA8 gene encoding gap junction alpha-8 protein, with product MGDWSFLGNILEEVNEHSTVIGRVWLTVLFIFRILILGTAAEFVWGDEQSDFVCNTQQPGCENVCYDEAFPLSHIRLWVLQIIFVSTPSLVYVGHAVHHVRMEEKRKEREEAELSRQQEMNEERLPLAPDQGSIRTTKETSTKGTKKFRLEGTLLRTYICHIIFKTLFEVGFVVGQYFLYGFRIQPLYQCSRWPCPNTVDCFVSRPTEKTVFIMFMLAVAVVSLFLNVVEISHLGWKKIHLAFRRTVEQPTHHLLGEVSEKPLHSIGISSIPKSKGYKLLEEEKVISHFYPMAEVGMAATPHFNGYRGKNSARALEDLSKDYDESLPSYGQHDNHETVKLYSPEPEERAPSECAPSIRASSLRSHSEHAPSIHAPSERAPSERVLSVRAPSEHAPSERAPSVHALSERAPSDRAPSVHAPFEQAPSEHALSEYAPSEHAPSEHAPSEHAQSEHDPFEHTPSMPVFADPVSPEIVCIEEEPSEQELPSMHSEFIPDSRSLSRLSKASSRARSDDLTV